A part of Bacillus thuringiensis genomic DNA contains:
- a CDS encoding QueT transporter family protein encodes MNIRTLVGNGILAALYIAVSMLIQPFGFTSVQFRISEMFNHLVVFNKKAIYGIVLGVFLTNLFFSPMIAYDLVFGVGQSILALVATIISMRFIKGVWARMVFNTVIFTITMFMIAIELHLAFDLPFMWTWLTCAAGEFVVMAIGMPVMYWINKRVRFERFM; translated from the coding sequence ATGAATATTAGAACTTTAGTCGGTAATGGTATTTTAGCGGCATTATATATTGCTGTTTCTATGCTTATTCAGCCATTTGGCTTTACGAGTGTACAGTTTCGTATTTCAGAGATGTTTAATCATCTCGTTGTATTTAATAAGAAAGCAATTTACGGAATTGTATTAGGTGTATTTTTAACGAATCTCTTTTTCTCACCTATGATCGCTTACGATTTAGTATTTGGAGTAGGGCAATCTATTCTGGCATTAGTTGCGACGATTATTTCTATGCGATTTATTAAAGGTGTTTGGGCTCGTATGGTTTTTAATACAGTTATTTTTACAATTACAATGTTTATGATTGCAATTGAACTTCATCTTGCATTTGATCTACCATTTATGTGGACTTGGTTAACATGTGCAGCGGGTGAATTCGTTGTAATGGCGATTGGTATGCCTGTAATGTACTGGATTAATAAACGAGTACGATTTGAAAGATTTATGTAA
- the cspB gene encoding cold shock-like protein CspB, which produces MQGKVKWFNNEKGFGFIEMEGADDVFVHFSAIQGDGYKALEEGQEVSFDITEGNRGPQAANVVKL; this is translated from the coding sequence ATGCAAGGAAAAGTAAAATGGTTTAACAACGAAAAAGGTTTTGGATTTATCGAAATGGAAGGCGCTGACGATGTATTCGTACATTTCTCTGCTATTCAAGGTGACGGCTATAAAGCTTTAGAAGAAGGTCAAGAAGTATCTTTCGATATTACTGAAGGAAACCGCGGACCTCAAGCTGCTAACGTAGTAAAACTTTAA
- a CDS encoding reverse transcriptase-like protein, translating to MIEVYIDGASKGNPGPSGAGVFIKGVQPAVQLSLPLGTMSNHEAEYHALLAALKYCTEHNYNIVSFRTDSQLVERAVEKEYAKNKMFAPLLEEALQYIKSFDLFFIKWIPSSQNKVADELARKAILQN from the coding sequence TTGATTGAAGTATATATTGATGGTGCATCAAAAGGAAATCCTGGTCCTTCTGGTGCAGGAGTATTTATTAAAGGGGTACAACCAGCTGTACAATTATCATTACCCCTTGGGACAATGTCCAATCATGAAGCGGAATACCACGCTTTACTTGCGGCATTAAAATATTGCACGGAGCATAATTATAACATTGTCTCTTTTCGTACAGATTCGCAACTTGTCGAGCGAGCTGTTGAAAAAGAATACGCAAAAAATAAAATGTTTGCACCACTATTAGAGGAAGCACTGCAGTACATAAAAAGTTTTGATCTCTTTTTTATTAAGTGGATTCCAAGTAGTCAAAATAAAGTCGCTGATGAATTAGCTAGAAAAGCTATCTTACAAAATTAA
- a CDS encoding zinc-finger domain-containing protein, with protein sequence MDKKQLITEVNDLLETYCEGCFLREHNRKTNSKYYAHSFCIRQCTVGETLKKYGEQLS encoded by the coding sequence GTGGATAAAAAGCAACTCATTACAGAGGTAAATGACTTATTAGAAACATATTGTGAAGGGTGTTTTTTACGAGAACATAATCGAAAGACAAATAGTAAATATTATGCTCATTCTTTTTGTATTAGGCAATGTACAGTTGGAGAAACATTGAAAAAGTATGGAGAACAGTTGTCATGA
- a CDS encoding YqcI/YcgG family protein, which produces MNESYLLDNEGMRTRTDIPNWVTKEFQNFSSVVLEPTFPCYFGLTALKKNELRYSFLSHNDWSHLPHTMLSFLELMKERPIVRRGFFLFVEPECEEQSLEYYRDYFWKVLQYLHENDDQTWPKQIPEDPDHYLWEFSFGGEPIFAFGNAPAYKQRKTRHLGNSLVIGFQPRTIFDGLEGDRPKGAYSRQTVRDRVEKWDQLPKHPNISHYGDPDHREWKQYFIGDDVEPIKGKCPFLHKLEK; this is translated from the coding sequence ATGAATGAGTCTTATTTATTAGATAATGAAGGAATGAGAACGAGAACTGACATACCAAATTGGGTTACAAAAGAATTTCAAAATTTTTCGAGTGTTGTGCTAGAACCAACTTTCCCATGTTATTTCGGCTTAACAGCTTTGAAAAAGAATGAACTTCGTTATTCATTTCTCTCTCATAATGATTGGAGTCATTTGCCACATACAATGTTATCTTTTTTAGAGTTAATGAAAGAGCGCCCAATTGTAAGAAGAGGATTCTTTCTTTTTGTGGAACCGGAATGTGAAGAGCAATCACTGGAATATTATCGTGATTACTTTTGGAAAGTACTACAATATTTACATGAAAACGATGACCAAACATGGCCGAAGCAAATTCCTGAAGACCCAGACCATTACTTATGGGAATTTTCATTTGGTGGTGAACCAATATTCGCATTTGGAAATGCGCCAGCTTATAAACAACGAAAAACTAGGCATTTAGGAAATTCTCTCGTTATTGGGTTTCAACCACGCACCATCTTTGATGGATTAGAAGGGGATCGTCCTAAAGGAGCATATTCAAGACAAACGGTCCGAGATCGAGTTGAAAAGTGGGATCAGCTGCCGAAACATCCTAACATTAGTCATTATGGTGATCCAGATCATCGTGAATGGAAACAATACTTCA
- a CDS encoding DUF2564 family protein translates to MGSEVNDFEEVKFRVETAQKMVGSATISMDPDTLEHATTAVEAARSQLEIMKSVATDLDEPFLMNEEKKLSKCEHQLNEARH, encoded by the coding sequence ATGGGATCAGAAGTAAATGATTTTGAAGAAGTGAAATTCCGTGTAGAAACAGCACAAAAAATGGTAGGGTCAGCGACAATTTCAATGGATCCAGATACATTAGAGCATGCGACTACTGCCGTAGAAGCCGCTCGCTCTCAGCTTGAAATTATGAAATCTGTTGCGACAGATTTAGATGAGCCATTTTTAATGAATGAGGAAAAAAAATTAAGCAAATGCGAGCATCAACTAAACGAAGCAAGACACTAA
- a CDS encoding aldose 1-epimerase family protein codes for MTATIQNEKVIVSISDKGAELQSVRLKEDNTEYLWQGDSTYWGRRAPILFPIVGRLVNDTYYVDGKPYSLTQHGFARDLTFSVKEQSETKITYIVTSNEETLKKYPYEFELLVSYELDGQIVHVTYEVNNPTSKEMFFSIGAHPGFNFPLLEGESFTDYHLSFNGSERLETSVLEGPYLSSKKQLIAENTNELPLTYDLFKNDALIFENMNTDEISIRSHKHNKFVKVEFDGFPFVGVWTPGENAPFLCIEPWYGIADEVNPAKDFKEKKGIQSLQANETFTCRYSITIG; via the coding sequence ATGACTGCAACAATTCAAAATGAAAAAGTGATCGTTTCCATTTCTGACAAAGGTGCAGAATTACAAAGCGTTCGCTTAAAAGAAGACAACACTGAATACTTATGGCAAGGCGATTCTACTTATTGGGGGCGCCGCGCACCAATTTTGTTCCCAATTGTCGGCCGATTAGTAAATGATACATACTACGTAGATGGTAAACCTTATTCTTTAACACAACACGGCTTTGCTCGTGATCTTACATTCTCTGTAAAAGAACAAAGTGAAACGAAAATCACTTATATTGTAACTAGTAATGAAGAAACATTAAAAAAATACCCATACGAATTTGAGTTACTTGTTTCTTATGAGCTAGACGGACAAATCGTTCATGTAACATATGAAGTGAATAACCCTACTTCAAAAGAAATGTTCTTCTCAATCGGGGCGCATCCTGGATTCAACTTCCCGTTATTAGAGGGTGAATCATTTACAGATTACCATTTATCATTTAATGGTTCTGAACGCTTAGAAACAAGTGTATTAGAAGGACCTTACCTTTCTAGTAAAAAGCAATTAATCGCTGAAAATACGAATGAATTGCCACTTACATACGATTTATTCAAAAATGATGCACTTATTTTTGAAAATATGAATACGGATGAAATCTCTATTCGTTCTCATAAACATAATAAATTTGTAAAGGTAGAATTTGATGGGTTCCCATTTGTCGGCGTATGGACACCAGGTGAGAACGCACCTTTCTTATGTATTGAACCTTGGTACGGAATTGCTGATGAAGTAAATCCAGCAAAAGATTTCAAGGAAAAAAAAGGAATTCAATCTTTACAAGCGAATGAAACATTTACATGTCGTTATAGTATTACAATCGGCTAA
- a CDS encoding ribonuclease H family protein yields MKYKIHWLYKTKRGLQTELTTGYMNIEDVLQFAEDFEKTGRVKELLFYDEMNAEWSLKEMKKLSKQVEEEPQEILVYFDGGYDVQTKEAGVGICVYYKKGNTKYRIRRNAYIEGIYDNNEAEYASLLYGMNILEELGIKYEAVTLRGDSQVVLQQLAGEWPCYDEHLNHYLDQIEQKAKQMKLKLVCEPISRKQNKEAHQLATQALEGKVIDSHKEITE; encoded by the coding sequence ATGAAATATAAAATCCATTGGTTGTATAAAACGAAGCGCGGTTTGCAGACGGAATTAACGACAGGTTATATGAACATAGAAGATGTATTGCAATTTGCAGAGGATTTCGAGAAAACAGGAAGAGTGAAAGAACTATTATTTTATGATGAAATGAATGCAGAATGGTCATTAAAGGAAATGAAAAAGCTAAGTAAGCAAGTGGAGGAAGAGCCCCAAGAAATACTCGTTTATTTTGATGGCGGGTATGATGTTCAGACGAAAGAAGCTGGAGTAGGTATATGTGTATACTATAAAAAGGGAAATACAAAATACCGAATTCGCCGTAATGCATATATTGAAGGTATATATGATAATAATGAAGCAGAATATGCATCATTATTATACGGCATGAATATACTCGAGGAATTAGGGATTAAGTATGAAGCAGTTACACTTCGCGGTGATTCTCAAGTTGTACTGCAGCAATTGGCGGGGGAATGGCCTTGTTATGATGAGCATTTAAATCATTATTTAGACCAAATTGAACAAAAAGCGAAGCAAATGAAATTAAAACTTGTATGTGAGCCGATATCTAGAAAACAAAATAAAGAAGCACATCAATTAGCAACGCAAGCATTAGAAGGAAAAGTCATTGATAGTCATAAAGAAATAACCGAATAG